A window of Kyrpidia spormannii genomic DNA:
CCAGCAGCTCAAAGCCGCCGTGCCCCCCGGGCTACAGGTCAGCGATGACGTGCTGAACAGCCTCTTGTCCCTGTCCCCCCAAGAACTGAACACGGTCCGGAACGAGACGAACCGCATGGTGGAACAGTTTTTGGGCCGGGAGTTTGGCCCGGAAGATTTGGCCAGTGCGCCCTCTGAAGTGGATCGACAACTGGTGGGGTTGGACTTGTCCAGGAATGCTCGGCTGGTGATCCACAATTTAACCCTGGCCAGTTTGCGCCCCAACAAGTTGTACGATGTGAAGCGGACGGAGGAATTGCGCCAACAGGCCCGGGACAGTGTGCCCGATGTTTGGATCCAAAAGGGCGAGATTGTGGTGCGGGCCGGAGAGCGGATCACTCCGGAGATTTTGTCGCGCCTTCGAGATCTGAACCTGCTCGCCGAGCAGCCGAATTATCGCCTTTTTCTCGGTTTTGCTGTGGTGATCGCGGGGCTGGTCAGCGCTCTGGCGCTGTACATTGAGCGGATCCAAAAAAAGATTGTTGAGAGCAATCGATTGCTTGTGGTGCTGGGGCTAATTGTGGTGATCGTGGCTTTGGAGGTCAAAGGGGTCAGTATGATATCCCGGCAATTTGACCTTACCAGCTTGGGGTATTTTGTGCCTGTGGCCGTGGGCTCGATGTTGGTGACGATGTTGTTCGACCTCTCTCTGGCGGTGTTTGTTTCGTTTTTGTTTTCCTTTTTCGCCGCTTTTGGGTTTGACGACTCCTTTGCGGTCCAGTTTGTGAGCTTGGTCGGGGCCTTGGCCGGGGCTTTTGCCGTGGCCCGGGTGAAACAGCGTTTTGTCATTGTGCGGGCGGGGTTTGTGGTGGCGATTGTGGATATGATCGCCATTGCGGCGATGCGGGCGCTGTTTACCGGTACGGAGCCAGGTATTTACAATTTTTTACGGACCTTGCTTTTAGGTCTGGCCAATGGCATGTTTTCGGCGATCTTGACCACGGGGTTGCTGCCCTTTTTCGAGTCGGCCTTTGGCCTTCTCACCCCCATGCGCCTGCTTGAGCTATCCAACCCCAACCATCCGCTTTTGCGTAAACTGTTGCTTGAGGCGCCGGGAACGTACCATCATAGCCTCATCGTCGGCAATCTCGCTGAAGCCGCGGCGGAGGTGGTGGGGGCGGATCCCCTGTTGTGCCGGGTGGGGGCCTATTACCACGATGTGGGAAAAGCGAAGCGGCCGGCTTTTTTCGTGGAGAACCAGATGACCCGGGAGAACCCCCACGACAAAATCGCCCCCAGTCTGAGTCATCTGATTATCACGAGCCACGTCCGGGATGGCTTGGAACTTCAGGAGCAACACCGCTTGCCGGAGTCGATACGGGATATCTGCGCCCAGCACCACGGGACCACCGTCCTGTGGTATTTTTACAACAAGGCCCTGGAGCAAGATAAAAGCGGCACTGTGAGCGTGGACAGTTATCGCTATCCCGGGCCCAAACCCCGGTCGAAGGAGGCGGCGGTGGTCATGCTTTGTGACGCTGTGGAGGCGGCGGTGCGGGCCATGGCCCGGCCAACCCCCCAACGCATCGAGGCGGTGATTCGCAAGATCATCCGGGACCGTCTTCAGGACGGACAGTTGGATGAGTCGCAGTTGACCTTGCGGGATCTGGATCAAGTGGCGGAGGCCTTTATGCGAACGCTGAACGGGATTTATCATCCGCGGATTGAATATCCCGAGCCGCCCAAGGCTTCGACCAAGGCCGAATCAAAAGGGGGAGCTCAGGGGTGAACCGAGTTGCGGTGTGGGTGGAACAGGAAAGGGACGCGCAAGGTGTACCCGATGTGGAACGGTTGATCGCTGCCGTGTTGGAGGAAGCCGCGTCCCGCGAGGGGGTGGAAGCGGCGGAAGTCTCGGTGGTACTGGTGGACGACGAGCGCATTCACGAGCTGAACCGCGACTACCGCGGGGTGGATCGACCGACGGATGTCCTGTCCTTTGCGATGCGGGAAGGCGAGGGGGAGCCGGTACAAACCGAAGAGGGCCGGGAGCTTCTCGGGGATATTGTGATCAGTGTGGAGACGGCCGAGCGCCAGGCGAATCAATACGGGCACAGCCTCCGACGGGAATTGGCGTTTCTAGCGGTTCATGGATTTTTGCACCTGCTCGGGTATGATCACCAGTCCCCGGAACAGGAACGGGTGATGTTTGGCAAGCAAGAAGAGGTGTTGAGTGCCCTCGGTATCATGAGGGGGAACCCCGGTGGGCAGCCGTAGGCGCTTGGCGGACAGTTTTCGCTGTGCTGCCGACGGGGTGGTTCATGCCCTGCGAACCCAGAGGAATATGCGGGTTCATTTCGCCCTGGCGGTCGCCGCCCTGGTGGCGGCTCTTTTGTTTCAGCTGTCAACGGTGGAGTTGGCTCTGGTCTTTGTTTCGATTTCCTTTGTGATCGCGGCCGAGTTGTTTAATACAGCTGTCGAAGCGGTGGTCGATTTGGTATCCCCCCAGTATCACCCCCTGGCGCGCATCGCCAAGGACACGGCGGCGGCGGCCGTGCTCCTGGCGGCCATCAATGCGCTGGTGGTGGGGTACTTTGTGTTCCTCGGGAAGATCGACCCGTGGATGCTGCGGGGACTTCAGGAGTTGCGCCGGGATCCTGTGTACGTGACCTTCATTGCCCTGGGCTTGACGATGGCCGTGGGATTCATAGGAAAATCCCGGCACAGGGTGTACAACTATTTTCAGGGGGGCATGCCCAGTATCCACGCGGCGGTGGCCTTTTGCCTGGCGACGGCAATCGGCTATATCACCTGGAATGGGATGGCAACATTGTTGGCTTTCGTTCTGGCAGGGTTGGTGGCCCAAAGTCGGGTGGAAGGCGGGATCCACACTCTGGGGGAAGTGGTGGCCGGGGCGGTGCTGGGGGTGGCGGTGGCGGCCGTCCTGTTTTCTCTTATCCAAGGGTGAGCCTGTGCCCATCCCTTTCGTGAGGCACCGGGGCACCCGGGAATACTGAATAAGGGGGTGAAAGCCCAGTGGTGGACAGCTCAGGATTTCGCTCAGGGTTTGCAGCTTTAGTCGGTCGTCCCAACGTGGGCAAGTCTACGCTGCTCAATCGGCTTATCGGCACGAAGATTGCGATCATGTCGGATAAGCCGCAAACCACCCGGAACCGCATTCGCGGGGTCTTGACCCGGGAGAACGGCCAAGTGATTTTTTTGGACACGCCGGGGGTGCATCGGCCCAAACACCGTCTGGGGGATTATATGACCCGCCTGGCGTTGGCGACGCTCCAGGAGGTGGATCTCGTCCTCTTTGTCATTGACGTGACGTCGAAGTTCGGCCCAGGGGAGCAGGTGATTCTGGATCATTTGCAAGGGGTGGAAACGCCTGTATTCCTGGTGATCAACAAGATCGACCTGGTTTCGCCGAGAGAGTTGCTGCCGATGATCGACGAGCATCGAAAACGGTACCCGTTCCGGGAAGTTGTCCCGGTTTCCGCGGTGAAGGGGACGAACCTCGACCGCCTGGAGGAGCGGATTTATGCCACTTTGCCCGAAGGCCCGCCGTATTATCCGGCAGATCAGGTCACGGATCATCCCGAGTCCTTCATTGTCGCCGAGTTGGTGCGGGAGCAAGTCCTGAATCTCACCCGGGAAGAGGTCCCCCATTCTGTGGCGGTGACGGTGGAAGAAATGACCCCCCGGGAGAATGGCCTGCTTTACATTCGGGCGGTGGTGGTGACGGAGAAGGAGAGTCAAAAGGCGATCCTTATCGGCCGGGAGGGCGGGATGTTGAAGCGGGTGGGCCAGAGGGCCCGAAGAGAAATCGAGGCGCTGCTCGGCTCGCGTATCTATCTGGACCTCTGGGTGAAGGTGAAGAAAGACTGGCGAAATCGCGAGCCGATCCTGCGCAATTTTGGGTACGTAGAGGATTAAGCGATGCAATGATTCCCTTGCATAGGGCCCCCCGGTTGGGATACGCTAACGGTACTCCGAATC
This region includes:
- a CDS encoding HD family phosphohydrolase, translated to MPMGSLAWPPAALPGTWKSSRGVRVLIYVVLGFILYGLFVGNTLPQKYSFQVGSISDVDIKAPTDAVDTLATQQRKDDAAAKVPKQYTVDPSVEDSALQDLSHLFSSVQELAGQTSLSPAQRFQQLKAAVPPGLQVSDDVLNSLLSLSPQELNTVRNETNRMVEQFLGREFGPEDLASAPSEVDRQLVGLDLSRNARLVIHNLTLASLRPNKLYDVKRTEELRQQARDSVPDVWIQKGEIVVRAGERITPEILSRLRDLNLLAEQPNYRLFLGFAVVIAGLVSALALYIERIQKKIVESNRLLVVLGLIVVIVALEVKGVSMISRQFDLTSLGYFVPVAVGSMLVTMLFDLSLAVFVSFLFSFFAAFGFDDSFAVQFVSLVGALAGAFAVARVKQRFVIVRAGFVVAIVDMIAIAAMRALFTGTEPGIYNFLRTLLLGLANGMFSAILTTGLLPFFESAFGLLTPMRLLELSNPNHPLLRKLLLEAPGTYHHSLIVGNLAEAAAEVVGADPLLCRVGAYYHDVGKAKRPAFFVENQMTRENPHDKIAPSLSHLIITSHVRDGLELQEQHRLPESIRDICAQHHGTTVLWYFYNKALEQDKSGTVSVDSYRYPGPKPRSKEAAVVMLCDAVEAAVRAMARPTPQRIEAVIRKIIRDRLQDGQLDESQLTLRDLDQVAEAFMRTLNGIYHPRIEYPEPPKASTKAESKGGAQG
- the ybeY gene encoding rRNA maturation RNase YbeY, producing MNRVAVWVEQERDAQGVPDVERLIAAVLEEAASREGVEAAEVSVVLVDDERIHELNRDYRGVDRPTDVLSFAMREGEGEPVQTEEGRELLGDIVISVETAERQANQYGHSLRRELAFLAVHGFLHLLGYDHQSPEQERVMFGKQEEVLSALGIMRGNPGGQP
- the era gene encoding GTPase Era yields the protein MDSSGFRSGFAALVGRPNVGKSTLLNRLIGTKIAIMSDKPQTTRNRIRGVLTRENGQVIFLDTPGVHRPKHRLGDYMTRLALATLQEVDLVLFVIDVTSKFGPGEQVILDHLQGVETPVFLVINKIDLVSPRELLPMIDEHRKRYPFREVVPVSAVKGTNLDRLEERIYATLPEGPPYYPADQVTDHPESFIVAELVREQVLNLTREEVPHSVAVTVEEMTPRENGLLYIRAVVVTEKESQKAILIGREGGMLKRVGQRARREIEALLGSRIYLDLWVKVKKDWRNREPILRNFGYVED
- a CDS encoding diacylglycerol kinase, with amino-acid sequence MGSRRRLADSFRCAADGVVHALRTQRNMRVHFALAVAALVAALLFQLSTVELALVFVSISFVIAAELFNTAVEAVVDLVSPQYHPLARIAKDTAAAAVLLAAINALVVGYFVFLGKIDPWMLRGLQELRRDPVYVTFIALGLTMAVGFIGKSRHRVYNYFQGGMPSIHAAVAFCLATAIGYITWNGMATLLAFVLAGLVAQSRVEGGIHTLGEVVAGAVLGVAVAAVLFSLIQG